Proteins from a single region of Xenopus laevis strain J_2021 chromosome 9_10S, Xenopus_laevis_v10.1, whole genome shotgun sequence:
- the LOC121398982 gene encoding serine/threonine-protein kinase YPK1-like has product MNITFIWINFLTYCFLSASGMNFDTITNGECGTIFYKAPELFRGQYTRSVDWWALGVTIYELLTGIVPFNGTTTLEIYVIIKSEEPKYPEDITEDTLSILVNLLKKDAQLRLGTGEHGTEDVKKSPFFEVCYSGILHARFTYFCSYPL; this is encoded by the exons ATGAATATAACTTTTATATGGATAAACTTTTTAACTTACTGCTTTCTTTCTGCTTCAGGAATGAACTTTGACACCATAACCAATGGCGAATGTGGAACCATCTTCTATAAGGCCCCAGAATTATTCCGTGGTCAATACACAAGATCAGTAGACTGGTGGGCACTGGGAGTGACCATTTATGAACTGCTCACTGGAATC gTACCATTTAATGGAACAACTACACTTGAAATTTATGTAATCATCAAAAGTGAGGAGCCAAAATATCCAGAAGATATAACTGAGGATACGCTCAGTATATTAGTAAAT CTCTTAAAGAAAGATGCACAGCTTCGCCTTGGGACAGGTGAACATGGTACAGAGGACGTGAAGAAGAGTCCATTCTTTGAGGTATGTTATTCTGGTATCCTGCATGCCAGATTCACTTATTTTTGCTCATACCCACTATGA